A region from the Candidatus Electrothrix scaldis genome encodes:
- a CDS encoding zonular occludens toxin domain-containing protein: MAIRIVDGVLGAGKTYYSVNWLATNYCKKISDDLWILDPEKKIRIITNIEGLKLPHEDFNACLKKAGGLEVFFTKEYQAIFSGDAHLIYILDEAQQWFRPRYCKLTHETLLYFEWSRHEGHDIWFVTQSYKKVTSEVACLAECIISAQPRTLSVTGREMTYVSRTFGGVELETHRLFYSKSIGNLYQSSKKDESVKIKNPIMRRYMLALLVAVVLMFFGFRSSYNYWKQFMGTDEQKSSASTEVSSSVPEAEKVASSSASSSAPVSSSPVSSSAESLFNKKSKHSTDFYMYRLDMMYSKAGMSFLLGMSWIPRNVFPYKVVRKGYNYFAVIPSYALPAFEDSSRAIPVDFSH; this comes from the coding sequence ATGGCAATACGTATTGTTGATGGTGTTTTGGGTGCTGGTAAGACCTATTACTCTGTTAATTGGCTGGCAACCAATTACTGTAAAAAAATCAGTGATGATCTTTGGATTCTTGATCCTGAAAAGAAGATAAGGATTATTACAAATATTGAAGGCCTCAAGCTTCCTCACGAGGATTTTAATGCATGTCTGAAAAAGGCTGGTGGTCTTGAGGTTTTTTTCACGAAAGAGTATCAGGCTATTTTCTCAGGCGATGCCCACCTTATCTATATTCTTGATGAAGCGCAGCAATGGTTCAGGCCTAGATATTGTAAGCTGACGCATGAGACGCTTTTGTATTTTGAGTGGTCTCGTCATGAGGGCCACGATATTTGGTTTGTTACCCAGAGTTATAAAAAGGTCACTTCTGAGGTTGCTTGCCTTGCTGAGTGCATTATTTCAGCACAGCCTCGTACACTGAGTGTTACTGGTCGTGAAATGACCTATGTTTCCCGTACGTTTGGTGGTGTTGAGCTTGAAACTCATCGCCTTTTTTATAGTAAATCTATTGGTAATCTTTATCAAAGTTCCAAGAAAGATGAGTCTGTAAAAATCAAAAATCCTATTATGCGGCGCTATATGTTAGCTCTTCTTGTCGCTGTTGTTCTCATGTTTTTTGGTTTTCGCAGTTCCTATAATTATTGGAAACAATTTATGGGTACTGATGAACAAAAGTCTAGTGCTTCTACTGAGGTCTCATCTTCTGTTCCTGAGGCTGAAAAAGTAGCTTCTTCTTCTGCTTCTTCTTCTGCTCCAGTTTCTTCCAGTCCCGTTTCATCAAGTGCAGAGAGTCTTTTTAATAAGAAATCTAAGCACTCTACTGATTTTTATATGTACCGGCTCGATATGATGTACTCAAAGGCCGGTATGTCATTTCTTTTGGGTATGTCGTGGATTCCCCGCAACGTTTTTCCGTATAAGGTTGTACGTAAGGGCTACAACTATTTTGCTGTTATTCCTTCTTATGCCTTACCTGCTTTCGAGGATAGTTCTCGAGCTATACCCGTAGACTTTTCACATTGA
- a CDS encoding helix-turn-helix domain-containing protein yields MPSSKKIEKQSFNEIERRIKEEFNLSKSSQVIEMIGIPQGTYSTRKNRNNFSEEWAVILHIHYNLQIQWILSGKGKKYVNEENSAVKCDFLEIIDSWISEMKEKEPEREAWFKVEFKKLFPEFKMWLDRKSNADGRNTSISKVA; encoded by the coding sequence ATGCCGTCAAGCAAAAAAATCGAGAAACAATCTTTTAACGAGATTGAAAGAAGAATAAAAGAAGAATTTAACTTGTCAAAATCAAGCCAAGTTATTGAAATGATTGGGATACCTCAAGGAACATACAGCACAAGAAAAAACAGAAATAATTTTTCAGAAGAATGGGCTGTAATCCTTCACATCCACTACAATTTACAAATTCAATGGATATTAAGTGGAAAAGGGAAGAAATACGTTAACGAAGAGAATTCAGCTGTAAAATGCGACTTCCTAGAAATTATCGATTCCTGGATATCGGAAATGAAAGAAAAAGAACCAGAAAGAGAAGCCTGGTTCAAAGTGGAATTTAAAAAATTATTTCCAGAATTCAAAATGTGGCTAGACAGAAAAAGCAATGCCGATGGGCGTAATACTTCAATTTCCAAAGTTGCCTAA